CCTCAGCATTCTTCATACCGAACGATAGCCGGGCCAATCAATTGCACCTGAGTAATTGGCTTCGCCCTCCGTCAACACGGCAAGGATCTGGCTCTCTGTAAATCTGCTTTTCTTCAAGGGAGTCTCCGACGCAAGGAGGCGCCGAAATTCTGCCGGTTGGGGCCTATTGGGAGAGGGAGCTTATAGGAGTTCATTCGAGGAGATAGGAAGCTCAATCAACCAATAGCCGTTAGCTGAGGAAGGAGAGGATGCATCATCGCGTTTTCATACATCTACTAGTCAGTAGCAGCTCATGCTGATCGCGCTGGGGTATGAATCGCGGCGTGCCATTAGGGGTTTTATCCGTTTACGATTGAAATAGTGCAGAGGACAATATTTGATTGTTTACAACCCTTCGCTATCCGCATGGACTCGGCACACCAGAAGAAGACACCCGGAAAAACGGGCCGCCTTACGACAACGCTTGAACGGGGGCTGCGCGTGCTGCAATGTTTCGACAGCCGCGATGCCGTGCTCAGCAACGGCGAAATAACCAAGCGCACAGGGCTTCCCAAGGCCACGGTATCGCGGCTGACGCATACGCTGGTGCAACTGGGATACCTGAGGGTGAGTCCGGACAATGGCCAGTTCATCCTCGGCATTGGGGTGTTGTGCCTGGGTTATCCGCTGATGTCGGGAAACGTCCTCAGTCCCTCCATGTCGCAGCACCTGACGCGCCTGGCGCAGCTGATCGACGGGACCGCCACGATCAGCATGCGGGACCACTTGCGCATTGTCTCGCTTCAATCGGAAAGCGCTAACGATGTGCTGCGCCGCCGGCCAGGAATAGGGCTTTCCCTGCCGTTCTGCGGCAGCACCGCGGGTTTGGCCTGGCTGATCGGCGCAACCGAAGACGAGCGGGCCAGGGCGATACGGGAGC
The sequence above is drawn from the Achromobacter xylosoxidans genome and encodes:
- a CDS encoding IclR family transcriptional regulator, with the translated sequence MDSAHQKKTPGKTGRLTTTLERGLRVLQCFDSRDAVLSNGEITKRTGLPKATVSRLTHTLVQLGYLRVSPDNGQFILGIGVLCLGYPLMSGNVLSPSMSQHLTRLAQLIDGTATISMRDHLRIVSLQSESANDVLRRRPGIGLSLPFCGSTAGLAWLIGATEDERARAIRELHYAADEEAVVKYLNLYRNAAAFHRREGYVMTENLVHQDTAVYARTLYRRPGEDLLILSCAISTRTPAGQDARTSVPRLLAGVAETLNDDLRKPTRSRASDRASA